The Deltaproteobacteria bacterium genome contains the following window.
ACGGGAGAAAAAACCACCTCGACTCCTGATGCTCATCCGGTGAGACGAACCGCTTCACATGTTGATCCATGATGAAGAAGTTCAGAAACTCCGAGTTGCGAGTGCTCACCAAGACGAACCAGGGTAACGCCACCAGGGCGAACAATCCGATCCCGATCGGATCGAGCAGCGGTACAATTGCACGCCAATCGCGCTGAGTGATCAGGAAGGCGACGACGATTCCACCGCTCAGCACGACAGCCACCGGCCCTTTGGTGAGGACGCCGAGCGCCACCGCGACATACATCAGGCGATAGAATCGCGGCCGCCGCGCGGCGTCGTGGTAGCCGAACCAGAAGCACACCAGCGTCGCGGTCAAGCACGCCATCAGCGTGGCATCGAGAGTGAGGGTCTGTCCCAACGCAAAGAACAGCGGTGAGGTCGCCAACACCACCACGCCGACCAACGTCGCCCATCGATCGTAGATGCGCCGAGCGATGATCCACGTGAGCGCGAGCGTCAGCAACGCCGACGCGACGGGCACGACGCGCGCCACCCAGTCGGTGATGCCGAAGATGGTGAACGTCAGCATCGTCAGCCAGTACACCAGCGGCGGCTTCTCGAAGTACTTGACGAAGTTCAGCGTCGGCGTCACCCAATCGTGCCGCACCAGCATCTCGCGGGCGATCTCGGCGTAGCGCGCTTCGTCGGGTTCGGCGAGCGCGCCGAAAGCGAGCGAGAAGGTGTAGGCCACCACCACCGCAGCCGCGAACACGAGTGTTACCCACGACGGAATCGCTCCCGCGGCTTCATCGAGAGCCGGGGCCGGTACAGCGGTCATTGTTGGGTCGCAACCGTTCCGTGCCGGCCGGCGAGCGGGCGCGCGACGAGGTCGTGGATCGGCAACTCGGGGGCGCGCAGCTGCTTCGCCTCCGCGTCTAGGCGCACGAACTGGACGTCGCGCTTGACCGCGGTGAGCAGCGCCCTGAACAAGTCGAGGTGCGGCATCCCCTCCATCTCCGCATGAATCGTGTGGACGTTGAGGCCCGCGTGCACGCATCCCAAATAGTGACGCACCAGTTCGGGAGTCGTGGTCGCGACTTCGCCGTAGGTTTCATCCAGCGTCGGCCAGGTACTCGGGATCTCCGGCGTCGCAAAGACATGGCCGTCGACGCGCGGCCGGTACGGCGCCGCGCCGCGCGTGCAACTGTGATAGAGCAGCGCAGCTTCATCGAAGCAGGTCAGGCTGTTCGCCGTGCATTGCCATCCGGGCGCGGCGAACGAACGCGCCGGGTGACCGAGAATCTCTGCGTAGACATCGCAGCCGCGCCGAAACTCGGCGCGCACCGCAGCCAGCGGAAGGCGGGCGAGACGATCGTGCCAATAGACGTGATCGTAGCCGTGGACCCCGACCTCGTGTCCGGCCGCCTCCACTGCGCGCATGATCTCGGGGAACGCGCGCGCGATCTGCGGCCCCGGCAGCAACGTGCCGTACAGCACCGTACGCCAGCCGTACATACCGACCGCGTTGGTGCGGCGCATCTTGCGTACAAACCCGGGATGGAACACCCGCCGAATGGCGCGCCCGGAGTGATCCGGACCGCACGAGATGAAGAACGACGCGCGCACGTCGAGGCGCTCGAACAGCGCCAACAGCGCGGGCACTCCGCGCTGCATGCCGACGTGCGTGTCGATATCAACCTTGAGAGCCAGTCGAGCGGACACGATTCAGTTTTCGATGTGCGATGCGCGAGGCTTGATTGCTACCGCCGGGGCATCAGGTCTGCGTCGTGCGGAACCACTCGATGGTTTTGCGCAAGCCATCGGCCAGCGTGGTCTCCGCCTTCACGCCGAGCACCTCGTGCATCTTGGTGTTATCGGGCACCCGGCGCGGGATGTCCTCGTAACTGGTGCCGTAGACCGACTCCTGCGTAACGAACTTGATGGTCGACGACGAGCGGCCGATCGCGATCATCGTCTCGGCCAATTCCAGGATTGTGGTCTCGACCGCGGTGCCAATGTTGAACACGTCGCCTTCGGTGTTGGGGGCGGTGCCGGCTGCAATGGTGGCCTGGACCGCGTCGTCGACGTAGGTGAAGCAGCGCGTCTGCTTGCCGTCGCCGATCACCGTCAGCGGCTCGTTGCGCAGCACCTGCCCCATGAAGATGGTGATGATGCGGCCGACGTCGAGGCGGTCGAGGCGCGGACCGTAGACGTTGAAGTAGCGCGTGATCGTCACCGGCAACCCCATCTTGTGATAGGCGAAGCAGAAGTGTTCGCCAACCGCCTTCGAGGTCGAGTAGCACCAGCGATCGATGCGGGTCGACCCGAGCAAGCGGTCGTCATCCTCGCGCCACGGCACTTTCGGATTGCGCCCGTAGACTTCCGAGGTCGAGCCGAACACCACCTTCTTGCCGTGCTTGAACGCCAGCTTCAGAACGTTCTGCGTGCCGTTCACGTTGACGTTGAGCACTTCGTAGGGATCGCCGACGTAGTACTCGACGCCGACCACCGCCGCGAGGTGGTAGACGAGATCGGCGCGGGCAATCAGTCCTTCGAGGATCTCGACGTTGAAGATGCTGTCGCGGATGTAGTGAAAGCCCGGCTTGCCCATCAGGTGACGCACTTTGGCGACGGTGCCGGTGTCGAGAATGCTGACATCGTCGCCGCGGGCGAGAAAGGCTTCGGACAAATGTGAGCCGACGAAGCCGCCGCCCCCGGTAATGAGAATTTTCATGTCAGCAGCGCTCCTTCGGTAATGTCGTAGCGGCGCGCCCCATCGCTCGCCGAGTGCTCGTGTGCTTCGCTCTCCAACTGCACGCGGGTCAGCCGCAGCACCCCGCCGCCGGTTTGGACCACAATCCCGCCGTGCGCGCCAGCCTCGACCGCCAGCACTTGTCCGGGGCGCGGCACCGCGCCACCGCGGTCGACGGCCGGCGCTTCAACGCGCTGCGCCTCCCAAACGAACAGTTTGCGCCCGCGCCAGATGCCGAAGGCGCCGGGATAGGGGTGGGTTACCGCGCGCACGAGATTGCGGATCGTGGCGGCGTCCGCGCCCCACACGATGCGGCCATCGTCGGGCTTGCGGCCGCCGAAGTAGCTGGCCGCACGATGGTCTTGTGGGATGCGCGGGGCGCGGCCGTCGCGCAGCAACGGGTAGGTGTCGCGCATCAACACGGCCGCCGCCTCGGTGAGCTTGCGAAACAGCGTCAGGGCAGTGTCGTCGTCGCCGATCGGCACGGCGCGTTGCGCGACGATGTCACCGCGATCCGGTTTCACCTCCATATAATGAAGGGTCACACCGGTCTCGCGCTCGCCGTGGATCAACACCCAGTTGACCGGACAGCGGCCGCGGTAGCGCGGCAGCAGCGAGCCGTGCAGATTGAGCGCCCCGCGCGGCGCCAGCGCCAGCAACTCGGCGCCCAGCAGTTTGCGATAGTAGAAGGAGAAGATGAAATCCGGCGCCCAGCCGCGTACGCGCGCGATCCACTCGGGCGCGTTGACATTGTCGGGCGCGAACACCGGGATGCCGTGCGACGCGGCGAGCACGCGCGCCGAGCGGAACCAGACTTCTTCGCCGGGATCGTCATCGTGGGTAAACACGGCCGCCACCGTGGCGCCGCCTCGCAGTAGTTCCTCCAGGCAAACGTAGCCGATGTCGTGATAGGCGAAGACTACCGCGCGCATGGCATCATCACTCACAATCGTTAGAGCCGATGAATCGTGCGGATCCGATAGGTCGGACGGCGGCGCACTTCGAGATAAATTCGTCCGACGTATTCGCCAACCAGTCCCACCGCGAAAATCAGCACGCCGATGAACACGAACAGAATGGCGAACAGCGTGAACACGCCCTCGCTTTCCGGCCCGACGAAGAAGCGGCGGATTAGCAGGAACACACCGAAGCCGACGCCGGCGAAGGAGACAATCAATCCCGCCAGACTCACGATCTGGATCGGCAACAGCGAAAAGCCGGTCATCAAATCGAACGACAGGCGCATGAGCTTGAGCAGCCCGTACTTCGACGTGCCGCTGAAGCGGTCGGCATGCCCGACCTCGATCTCCGCCGTGCGCTTGGCGATCGAGTTGGCGAGCGCCGGGATGAAACTCGATCGCTCGTCGCAATCGATGATCTGACGCACCACCGCGCGCCGATAGGCGCGCAGCATGCAGCCGTAGTCCTTCATTTTGACGCCGACCGTGCGCGAGGTCAGTTCGTTGATCGCGCGCGACGCCAGTTTGCGGAAGGTCGGGTCCTGACGCGCCTCCCGCCAGCCACCAACGACCTCGAACCCCTCGTCGATCTTCGCCACCAGCCGAGGAATTTCTTCGGGCGGATTCTGCAGGTCGCCGTCGAGCGTGACGATGATCTCGCCGCGCGCGGCGGCAAAGCCGGCGAGCACAGCGGCATGCTGGCCGAAGTTGCGCGTCAGCTCGATGATGCCGACGTGCGCATCGCTCGCGCTGATGCGCGTGAGCGCCTCGAGCGAACCGTCGGAGCTGCCGTCATCGACGTACCAGATCTCGTACGACCGCCCGAGTTCGCGCATCGACTGCACCAGCCGAGTGTGCAGCGTCTCGAGGTTCGCCACCTCATTGTAGATCGGGATCACCACCGACACGTCGATCGCGGCGGGCGTCGTCTCGGGAGGTGCGTCCATGACATCCATGGCTGGTACGGAGCGGGCGGGTAACACCGCGAAGACATCCTTTCGGTTGGTCGAGTGCAGACCACAAACGGCTACGGAATTCAATTTGGTGAGCTTGACGCCTGCGGTTGCGGCCGTTATCACCAGCCGCGTTGCGGCTCACATTCCACCAATCGGCTCGCGCCGCGCGCCCAGGCATCCTGACCGCGCTCGTCGTGGTGGCCGTTGCCGGCTGCGCGCCGGTGCACGCGCGCAACCTGCCCGCGCATCCGTCCACGACGCCAGCGTCATCGTCAGCCACACTGACCATTCACGAGCCGGTGGGTATGGCGCGCACGAGTTGGCCGGTAAGCACCGGCGTGCCGTTTCCTCGCGGCGTTCTACGCGAGGCTACGACGATCGCGGTGAAGACGAGCAAGGGCAGCGCGCTCCCGGTCCAGACTCGCGTGTTGAGTCGGTGGGACGATGGCAGCGTGCGCTGGTTGCTCGCGGACGTTGCCGTCACCATCGCGGCGCACGACACCGCGAAGCTGACCGTCACGGCCAACGGAGCAGCTTCACCGGCGTCGAGATCGCGAATGCAGGTCGTCGAAGGCAGCGACGGCGTGGCCATCGACACTGGTCCGTTGCAGTTCACCGTGCCGCGAACGACCTTCGCGATCCTTGACGACATCCGTTTGCACGGACACCCATTGCGCGCCGGTCCGTTGCGCGCGTTCATGACGCTCGATCAACGAATCGAACCGCGGCCACCGCGTGCCGTCACCGTACGCGAGAACGGTCCGTTGCGCGCGCAAATCGAAATGCGCGGACAACTCGCGCCCGGCTTCGACTACTTGGTCCGCGTCCATGCGTACGCCGGTCAGCCGTTCGTGCGCATCTTCTTCACCTTCGTCGCCACCGGACCAGCTGAAACTACCGCCGTGCGTCAACTCGCCATCACGTCAGCGCTGCCTGCATCGACCTATCGACTCGGCCTCGAACATGCACCCAGCACCGGGCGTGTCCCCAAGGCGGGCGTCAAGTTGATCCAGCTCGACAACCAAGTCTTCCGCCTCAACGGCAAGCGGCACCAGGGCCACGCGGCAGGCTGGGTCGAAGCCAGCGGAGCGTCCGGCGGCATGGGCATCGCCAGCCGTTTCTTTTGGCAGGAGTACCCGCAGAGTTTCGAAGTCATGCCCACGACGCTCACCTACAATATGTGGGCGCCGAGCGCCGTGCCGGCGCAAATCGGCGTCGGCGCGGCGAAGACCCATGAGTTCGTCGTCAACTTCTTCGATACAATGCCGCCTGCGGAGACAGCCGCAGCGCTCGCCGAGCCGCTGACCGCGCAGATCGATCCGCTGTGGAGCGCCGCGACCGCGGCCTTGCCGAACGCGATCGCACCCGGCAAGGATACCGACGCCTTTCTCCATCGACTCAACAACGCCCTGCCGGACGTTGAATCCCACACCGCCGCGGAGCGATGGGACGAAGCGGCGCACGGCGATTGCCCGCCCGCCGGGAGCGAGCGTGTACGCATCGGCGCCTTCGGCATGCTCAACTGGGGCGATTGGAACTACCCCGGGCTGCACGACACCACGAAGGGCTGCGATGCGTGGGGCAACCTCGAGTACGATCTGACGCAAGTCGCCGCGCTCGCGTTCGCCGCCACCGGTGCCGCGACCTACCACGAGTTGATGACCGCCGCCGCGCGCCACTTCATGGATGTCGACGTCATCCACGCCCAGCCGCAGCAGCCGAAGTGGATCGGCATGAATCATCCCAAGAACCCGCTGCACTTCAGCTTCGCGCACAGCGGTGTCGATCTCGGCCACACGTGGACGGAAGGTCTGATCTCCTACTTCTACTTGACCGGTGACGACCGCGCACTCGACACCGCGCGCGGCATTGCCGACTACCTCGTGCGCCGCCTGCAAGCCGGCGTCGTGCGCGGCAATCCGCGCCAATGGGGCTGGCCGGTGATCGCGTTGCTGGCGGTATCGCAGGCCACCGGCGAGCCGCGCTACCTCACGGCCGCGCGTGACTACGCGCAGCGCGGGATGAAAGCGTTCGCTCCGACCGACCTCAGCAGCTGGAAGATCGGCATCCTCGCCGATGCGTTGGCCAACACGCACGCGGCGACACGCGATGCCGACATCGAACAGTGGCTGCGGACCTACGCAGGCGCTGTCGCAGCGAAACCTGACGGCGATCTACGCTTGTACCCCGCCGTCGCCTACGTCGCGGCGCTGACACACGACGCTCGACTGGCGGCCAGCGCCCGCGCCGCGGCTGATCGCATCCAGTTCGGCAGTTGGGCCAAGCCCTTTACGATCGCCGGCCGCACCGGTTTTCGGATCTTGTCGTTGTTAGAAGCAGAAAGCGCAAAGTCGAAAGCAGAAAGCCAGATGCATAGATGACGCGACCGGTGCTCGTCTGTGCTCACGAATCACGACTCACGAATCACGGCCCACGACATCACCATTTCGCGCCGTTCAGTACGTGCACCGCCCGCTTGGCCTTGCGGTCGCGGCGCAGCAGAACATACAGCGCACCGGCACCGCCGTCGCACGCGCGGGCGCTGGCAAAGGCGAGGATGAATCGTGACCACCGCCCACGCGCCAGCCAAGTGGCGACGCGCTGCTTCAATACCGGGACGTGATCCTTCGAGTTGAGCCCGCGGCCGTGAATGATCAACACGCAGCGCTGCCCCGCTTGATGCGATGCGAACAGGAAGCGATCGACAGCGACGCGCGCCTCAGCGGCGGTGAGGCCGTGCAGATCGAGGTGCGCTTGATACGCGAACTCCCCGGCGCGCAGCCGCTTGAGTAACCGCGGGTCGACACCGTCTGCGATCCCCTCCACGTGTTCATCGCTGTCGCTGATGTCGAAGTGACCGGTGCCGGCCACCAGTTCCGACAACTCCGCGAAAGCTTCCGCGTCGGCACTGACAACCGCGCGGGCAGCCGACGCCGGGGGTGGGACATCAACACGCGCGCGTTCGCGCTCGCCGAGTTGCCGAACGCCGGCCATCTCATTCAGAAACGCGCTCAGATCGTCGGCGGCGGCCAGCGGTTCCGGTTGTAGCTTCTGCACCGGTGCGACCGGCGTCACCGCAACCGCCCGCTTGCCGATTTGGCGAAACGGTTGGTACTTGAACTCTTTGGTCGCCGCCGGGCGCTTGTCTCGTCGCCGCATGCCACACGTCGTCGCTGTGGCCAACGTTAGCCGTCCAACCATATCAATGGAAGGCAGCGCCCGTCAGTATTCTTATCGGTATTCTTCTTCTCGGCCGAGGCGGCTTTGCAGAAGCAGGCCCTCGATACGATCGCTTCGCGATCTACTCGGGCAAACGGATTCGGAAGAAAGTGAAGAGAAACCGCATCCCCGAGTAGCCGGCCTGAGTAGCAGCCGCAGGCTTCATATCGAAGGGCGGCGTATCAAGGGGCCACTTTTCGTGCAAGGACCCCGGGGCTGGCAACGAGGTGCAAGGTTCGCTATCTGAAGTCTCGCTCTGCCATCAGTATAGAGGCGACGACCATGGCCAAAGACAAATTGTACGCCGTCCCGCGCCCGCTGGTGACGGATTTCACCTTCAGCGCCGACACCGCTGCGGTGTTCGACGAGATGCTGATCCGTTCGGTACCCTTCTACACCGAGGTCCAGCGCATGATCAGCGAGATCGTCGGCGACTTCGCGGTGAGCGGCAGCAACATCTACGACTTGGGCTGCTCGACGGGCGCCACTTTTCGCATGCTCCAGTCGATCGAGCAGGACGTAAACTTCATCGGCATCGACTCCTCCGCCGACATGCTCGAGCGCGCCGCGGAAGAACTGCGCCAGGCGAATTTCACTCGCCGCCACGAATTGCGCCGCCAGGATATGCACGAGGGGCTGCACCTCGAGAACGCCTCGGTCGTCATCATGAACCTCACCCTGCAGTTCGTGCGCCCGTTGTTTCGCGAGCGCGTGATGCAAGCGATCTTCGACGGGATGAACCATCAGGGCTGCCTCATCTTGGTCGAGAAAGTGTTGGCGGAGGAGTCGCTGATGAACCGGCTGTTCATCAAGTACTACTACGATTTGAAGCGGCGCAACGGCTACTCGGACATCGAGATTTCACAGAAGCGCGAGGCGCTTGAGAACGTTTTGATTCCGTATCACCTACGCGAGAACGAACTCTTGCTGCGCAATGCCGGCTTCCGCTGCACGGAAGTATTCTTCAAGTGGTACAACTTCTGCGGCCTGCTGGCACTGAAATGAGCATTACTCCCGAATCGCGGGCCAACGCGGCGCCACCGGCGAGCGGCGCCGTGCAAAGCATCGGCCGCTTTGTCTTTCGCTTCCGCGACTACTTGGCGCCGACCGGGCTCGTCGTGATCTTGCTGCTCACTCACCCGGAACACCTCTTCGGTAGCAAGGTGGCCAACATGTGGGCCGACCTGTTGGGGCTGCTGCTGTGTCTGACCGGCCAAATCGTGCGCGTCACCGTGATCGGCTACGCCTACATCGTGCGCGGCGGCGCGAACAAGCAACTGCACGCGCCCACGCTGGTGTGCGAGGGCTTCTACGCGCACAGTCGCAATCCGATGTATCTGGGCAACTTCCTGCTGCTCACCGGCTTGGCAGTCATCTACAACTCGCGCTGGGTCTATGCCTTCGCGCTGCCGGCCTACCTCGGCGGCATTCTGTCGATCATCCGGGCGGAGGAGTCTTTTCTGCACGAGAAGTTCGGGACGGACTATACCGACTATTGCCGGCGGGTGAATCGATTCTGGCCCCGACTTCACGGGCTGCGGGAGACCCTCGCGCCCATGACGTTCGATTGGAAGCGGGTGTTGCGCAAAGAATACGGCACTACCTTCGCCTGGACGTCGGCCGCGATCGCCATGTTGATCTGGGAACGGCTGGTCCATTTCGGCTACCACGCCGAGGCGGGGAAAATCATGTTCCTGGCGCTCGCTTACGTGCCGATACTCGTCGCGTACGGCACCGTGCGCTGGCTCAAAAAAACGCACCGGTTGGATTCTTGAACCGGGCTTCACCGCTTCCAATGAGTACTCCAACCGACGAGCTCCTGGTGCGGCGTGAGCCGCCGCTGGCGTGGGTGATTGTCAACCGACCGCAGGCGCGCAATGCCATGACTCGTGCGGTGTGGCAGGCGCTTGCGGCGCAGGTGAACACGCTCGGGCAGGATGCGGGCGTGCGAGTCATCATCGTCCGCGGCGCCGGCATCGACGCGTTCATCTCCGGCGCCGACATCTCGGAGTTCCCGGCGATCCGCGCCAACGCCGCGATGACCGCCGACTACGATCGCGATACCGCCGCCGCGTGGCAGGCGATCACGGCAGCACCGCAACCGGTGATTGCGATGATCAACGGGCTGTGCTTCGGCGGCGGCTGCGCGGTGGCGCTGGCGTGCGACCTGCGCGTCGCCGCCGATCACGCGCGCATCGCCATCCCCGCCGCGCGCTTGGGCTTGGCGTATCCGCTCGACGCCATCGAGCGCTTGATCCACGTCGTCGGCTCGAGCGCCGCCGCTGACATCCTGCTATCGACCCGTACGATCGACGCGGCGGAGGCGCTGCGCATCGGTTTTGTCAGCCACGTGGTGCCACACGCGGAATGCGAAGAGTGGACCCGCGATTACGCGCTGCGCATGGCCGCGAACGCGCCGCTGACGCTGGCCGCCCACAAACTCGCGATTCAAGAATCGCTCAAGCCGCCGAGCGCTCGCGACACTGCCGCGATCCGCGCTGCCGCCGTGCGCTGCTTCAACAGCGCCGACTACCAAGAAGGCATCACCGCGTTTCTGGCGAAGCGCACGCCGCGGTTTGAAGGAAAGTGATGCGGCGCCCCTCCAAACGGGCTCGCAAGCCACTCGCCGAGCGGCGCTGATGTCGGGACCACTCACGGGTCTTCGCGTCCTCGATCTGACCCGCTATCTCGCCGGGCCGTACTGCACGATGTTGCTCGGCGACATGGGCGCTGAGGTGATCAAGATCGAGCCGCCCGCTGGTGCCCGCGCGTTTGCGCAAACCGCGCGCGGCACCGATAGCTACTTTTTTCTCTCCGCCAATCGCAACAAGCGCAGCGTCACGCTCGACGTCAGGCGTGACGAGGGGAAACCGGTCTTCCGTCGATTGGTAGCCGCCGCCGACGTTGTCGTCGAAAATTTCCGGCCGTCGGTCATGCCGCGACTCGGGTTGGGCTATGGCGATCTCGCCACACTCAATCCGCGGCTGGTGTACTGTGGGATCTCCGGCTTCGGCGCCACCGGTCCGTACGCGGAACGACCGGGCTTCGATCAGATCGCGCAGGGCATGTCGGGTCTGATGAGTGTGACCGGCACTGCGGAGAGCGGCCCGCTGCGCGTTGGCATCGCCATCGGCGATTTGCTCGCCGGCACCTTTGCGGCGTGGGGGATCACGCTCGCGCTCTACCAGCGCACGCAGTCGGGCCGCGGTCAGGAAGTCACCACCTCCCTGCTCGAAGCGCTGGTTGGCGTGCTGTCGTGGAGTGCCGGAATGTACTTCGACAGTGGTCAGCCACCGCCGCCGGCCGGCAATCATCATCCGCTGGCATCGCCGTACGGCGTGTTTCAGGCACGCGATCGCGCGTTCAACATCGCCTGCGGCAACGAGCGTCAATGGCAGCAACTGTGTCGCGCGCTCGATTGCCCCGCGCTGCTCGACGACCCGCGCTTCCGCGAGCCCGGCGGCCGAGTGAAGAACCGCGCCGCGCTGACCGCGTTGCTCAACGAGCGTCTGGCGACCCACGATGCGGCCGCGTGGGTGGTCCTGCTCAATCAACACAACGTGCCATGCGGCCCGATCAACAACATCGCCGAGGTCTTCGCCGATCCGCAGATCCACGCCCGTGCGATGCTCGTCGAGTTGCTCCATCCCATACTTGGGACCTTCAAGACGACGGGCATTCCGGTCAAACTCAGCACGACACCGGGCGCCGTCGCGTCTCTGCCGCCGACACTTGGTGCCGACACCGACGACGTGTTGGCGACACTAGGATATAGCGGCGACGAAATCCGCGCCTTGCGCGCGGCGGGCACCATTTAGCCCTGATGAGACATAACATGGGCGGCGGGGTTGCGGTTTGTCCGCGCAAGCTGCGCGGTTGGGCAAGGTTTCGCGTGCATTCCTGACGTCATTGAGAATGAGGTCTTGGGAGGGCGAGGCTCCCGCCGAGCCGCGGCACCATCGTCGCGCGGCTCGCCGGAAGGCTCGCCCTCCCAGATTCGCCCACCGATCTTTTGTCCCATCGGGGTTAGATCGGTGCTGTGCGGCCGCGCGCTTGCGCCAGCGCAAGTTGCTGCGCTATGAGCAGCAACATGACACGCAAGACGGACTCACACACGCGGGCCGTTATTGGGAGGTCCGCAACGAGTCGTTCGTAGTTCGCTGACGGACCGCTTGATCAGTTGCGCAGCGTCAGTGGCGCGCTGAGTCTGACCGCTCGTCAGCGCTCCGGACTACACGTGCCGCCAAGGTCGTCAGCGAGCGACACGCCGAGGAAATGCTGTGAACTGTGCCAACTTCGTTGCAAACGGCGCCCACTGGCGCCACCTCGGCCCCGCAGTGCTGACACGCGGTCGGGCCGGCGGCTTCGACTGCGGCGTGGTTGGCGACCCGTGCATCGTGTGGGATCCTGAGATCGCCAACTGGCGCATGTTCTACTTCGCCGCCGGCGATCAGTTCAGCTCGGTCGCCA
Protein-coding sequences here:
- a CDS encoding polysaccharide deacetylase family protein, encoding MQRGVPALLALFERLDVRASFFISCGPDHSGRAIRRVFHPGFVRKMRRTNAVGMYGWRTVLYGTLLPGPQIARAFPEIMRAVEAAGHEVGVHGYDHVYWHDRLARLPLAAVRAEFRRGCDVYAEILGHPARSFAAPGWQCTANSLTCFDEAALLYHSCTRGAAPYRPRVDGHVFATPEIPSTWPTLDETYGEVATTTPELVRHYLGCVHAGLNVHTIHAEMEGMPHLDLFRALLTAVKRDVQFVRLDAEAKQLRAPELPIHDLVARPLAGRHGTVATQQ
- a CDS encoding NAD-dependent epimerase/dehydratase family protein, giving the protein MKILITGGGGFVGSHLSEAFLARGDDVSILDTGTVAKVRHLMGKPGFHYIRDSIFNVEILEGLIARADLVYHLAAVVGVEYYVGDPYEVLNVNVNGTQNVLKLAFKHGKKVVFGSTSEVYGRNPKVPWREDDDRLLGSTRIDRWCYSTSKAVGEHFCFAYHKMGLPVTITRYFNVYGPRLDRLDVGRIITIFMGQVLRNEPLTVIGDGKQTRCFTYVDDAVQATIAAGTAPNTEGDVFNIGTAVETTILELAETMIAIGRSSSTIKFVTQESVYGTSYEDIPRRVPDNTKMHEVLGVKAETTLADGLRKTIEWFRTTQT
- a CDS encoding formyltransferase codes for the protein MRAVVFAYHDIGYVCLEELLRGGATVAAVFTHDDDPGEEVWFRSARVLAASHGIPVFAPDNVNAPEWIARVRGWAPDFIFSFYYRKLLGAELLALAPRGALNLHGSLLPRYRGRCPVNWVLIHGERETGVTLHYMEVKPDRGDIVAQRAVPIGDDDTALTLFRKLTEAAAVLMRDTYPLLRDGRAPRIPQDHRAASYFGGRKPDDGRIVWGADAATIRNLVRAVTHPYPGAFGIWRGRKLFVWEAQRVEAPAVDRGGAVPRPGQVLAVEAGAHGGIVVQTGGGVLRLTRVQLESEAHEHSASDGARRYDITEGALLT
- a CDS encoding glycosyltransferase — its product is MDAPPETTPAAIDVSVVIPIYNEVANLETLHTRLVQSMRELGRSYEIWYVDDGSSDGSLEALTRISASDAHVGIIELTRNFGQHAAVLAGFAAARGEIIVTLDGDLQNPPEEIPRLVAKIDEGFEVVGGWREARQDPTFRKLASRAINELTSRTVGVKMKDYGCMLRAYRRAVVRQIIDCDERSSFIPALANSIAKRTAEIEVGHADRFSGTSKYGLLKLMRLSFDLMTGFSLLPIQIVSLAGLIVSFAGVGFGVFLLIRRFFVGPESEGVFTLFAILFVFIGVLIFAVGLVGEYVGRIYLEVRRRPTYRIRTIHRL
- a CDS encoding Smr/MutS family protein, which encodes MAGVRQLGERERARVDVPPPASAARAVVSADAEAFAELSELVAGTGHFDISDSDEHVEGIADGVDPRLLKRLRAGEFAYQAHLDLHGLTAAEARVAVDRFLFASHQAGQRCVLIIHGRGLNSKDHVPVLKQRVATWLARGRWSRFILAFASARACDGGAGALYVLLRRDRKAKRAVHVLNGAKW
- the cmoA gene encoding carboxy-S-adenosyl-L-methionine synthase CmoA; the encoded protein is MAKDKLYAVPRPLVTDFTFSADTAAVFDEMLIRSVPFYTEVQRMISEIVGDFAVSGSNIYDLGCSTGATFRMLQSIEQDVNFIGIDSSADMLERAAEELRQANFTRRHELRRQDMHEGLHLENASVVIMNLTLQFVRPLFRERVMQAIFDGMNHQGCLILVEKVLAEESLMNRLFIKYYYDLKRRNGYSDIEISQKREALENVLIPYHLRENELLLRNAGFRCTEVFFKWYNFCGLLALK
- a CDS encoding S-isoprenylcysteine methyltransferase encodes the protein MSITPESRANAAPPASGAVQSIGRFVFRFRDYLAPTGLVVILLLTHPEHLFGSKVANMWADLLGLLLCLTGQIVRVTVIGYAYIVRGGANKQLHAPTLVCEGFYAHSRNPMYLGNFLLLTGLAVIYNSRWVYAFALPAYLGGILSIIRAEESFLHEKFGTDYTDYCRRVNRFWPRLHGLRETLAPMTFDWKRVLRKEYGTTFAWTSAAIAMLIWERLVHFGYHAEAGKIMFLALAYVPILVAYGTVRWLKKTHRLDS
- a CDS encoding enoyl-CoA hydratase/isomerase family protein, which codes for MSTPTDELLVRREPPLAWVIVNRPQARNAMTRAVWQALAAQVNTLGQDAGVRVIIVRGAGIDAFISGADISEFPAIRANAAMTADYDRDTAAAWQAITAAPQPVIAMINGLCFGGGCAVALACDLRVAADHARIAIPAARLGLAYPLDAIERLIHVVGSSAAADILLSTRTIDAAEALRIGFVSHVVPHAECEEWTRDYALRMAANAPLTLAAHKLAIQESLKPPSARDTAAIRAAAVRCFNSADYQEGITAFLAKRTPRFEGK
- a CDS encoding CoA transferase, translating into MSGPLTGLRVLDLTRYLAGPYCTMLLGDMGAEVIKIEPPAGARAFAQTARGTDSYFFLSANRNKRSVTLDVRRDEGKPVFRRLVAAADVVVENFRPSVMPRLGLGYGDLATLNPRLVYCGISGFGATGPYAERPGFDQIAQGMSGLMSVTGTAESGPLRVGIAIGDLLAGTFAAWGITLALYQRTQSGRGQEVTTSLLEALVGVLSWSAGMYFDSGQPPPPAGNHHPLASPYGVFQARDRAFNIACGNERQWQQLCRALDCPALLDDPRFREPGGRVKNRAALTALLNERLATHDAAAWVVLLNQHNVPCGPINNIAEVFADPQIHARAMLVELLHPILGTFKTTGIPVKLSTTPGAVASLPPTLGADTDDVLATLGYSGDEIRALRAAGTI